One part of the Musa acuminata AAA Group cultivar baxijiao chromosome BXJ1-5, Cavendish_Baxijiao_AAA, whole genome shotgun sequence genome encodes these proteins:
- the LOC103985648 gene encoding pentatricopeptide repeat-containing protein At2g20710, mitochondrial translates to MMKLVCRVCNSGAPMLLRQRWFGSQLVAPAGVLKSTEELPPLPKGWHDCLYNRVAASGDPRRSIVPLLERWVQEGRPVDQSDLREMVKKMRSFRRNFHALEISTWMSDRRYFCLSPGDVADRLDLIKKVHGLEQAESFFGNLPKQLKVYQVHGALLSCYVQDKCVEKAEAFFHRMEEANMLDSFAFNMLMKMYNDIGQLALVDKIFQKMKNKGFAPDIFTYNILIEAYATGANVEGVKKVLGSMKHSEIAASCYTYAIAAKGYVKSGLIDEALVLLEESKKLMPRRKGNDAYGFLILIYSDIGDKSEMYRVWNMYKSSDKVATSMYMCMMGALLKLDDVEGAEAILKEWESVTSFHDFRLPNLLLGAYCTRGLLEKAELLVNKAIESGLAPYANAWDRLASLYFDCGQNLKAVEAMKKALAEGQAPWKPNPASVMRTLEYMKEQKGVEEAEGIVKLLKRHGPLAQEIYNCLLTIYMWAGKSTTDLLEQMAEDGFRADEDTFKILEEKSEKIIPQRTRKKKKNVEQKAIKGTETDCKSAKLAA, encoded by the exons ATGATGAAGCTCGTCTGCAGGGTCTGCAACAGCGGAGCTCCCATGCTCTTGCGCCAGCGGTGGTTCGGCTCCCAGCTTGTGGCGCCGGCGGGTGTACTCAAGTCCACGGAGGAGTTGCCGCCGCTGCCCAAGGGTTGGCACGACTGCCTCTACAATCGGGTCGCCGCCAGCGGGGACCCCAGGCGCTCCATCGTCCCCCTGCTCGAGCGCTGGGTCCAGGAAGGCAGGCCGGTCGACCAGAGTGACCTTCGGGAGATGGTGAAGAAGATGCGCTCCTTTCGTAGAAACTTTCACGCCCTCGAG ATATCTACATGGATGAGCGATAGGAGGTACTTCTGCTTGTCACCTGGTGATGTTGCAGATCGGTTGGACTTGATTAAAAAAGTTCATGGCCTTGAGCAGGCAGAAAGTTTCTTTGGTAACTTACCAAAACAATTAAAAGTTTATCAAGTTCATGGTGCTCTTCTGTCTTGCTATGTACAAGACAAATGTGTGGAGAAGGCAGAGGCTTTCTTCCATCGAATGGAGGAGGCAAACATGCTTGATAGTTTTGCTTTCAATATGTTGATGAAAATGTACAATGACATTGGACAGCTTGCATTAGTGGATAAGATCTTTCAAAAAATGAAAAACAAGGGGTTTGCTCCTGACATTTTCACCTACAACATTCTGATAGAAGCATATGCCACGGGTGCCAATGTGGAAGGGGTAAAAAAGGTTCTTGGAAGTATGAAGCATTCAGAAATTGCAGCCAGTTGTTACACATACGCAATTGCAGCTAAAGGTTATGTGAAATCTGGGTTGATTGACGAGGCTCTAGTTCTTCTCGAGGAATCAAAGAAACTGATGCCTCGGAGAAAGGGCAATGATGCTTATGGGTTTTTGATCTTGATTTATTCTGACATCGGAGATAAATCTGAGATGTACCGAGTGTGGAATATGTACAAGTCATCGGATAAGGTAGCTACCTCAATGTATATGTGCATGATGGGTGCACTTCTAAAGCTGGATGATGTAGAGGGCGCAGAAGCCATCTTGAAGGAGTGGGAATCTGTGACTTCTTTTCATGATTTTAGATTGCCAAATCTTCTACTTGGAGCGTATTGTACAAGAGGTCTTCTGGAGAAGGCGGAACTATTAGTAAACAAAGCCATTGAAAGTGGCCTGGCCCCTTATGCTAATGCGTGGGATAGGTTAGCTAGTTTATATTTTGATTGTGGGCAGAATTTGAAAGCAGTGGAGGCGATGAAGAAGGCACTGGCAGAAGGGCAAGCGCCATGGAAGCCAAATCCTGCTAGTGTCATGAGAACCTTAGAGTACATGAAAGAACAAAAGGGTGTGGAAGAAGCAGAAGGGATTGTGAAGTTGTTGAAACGTCATGGTCCCCTGGCACAAGAAATCTATAATTGCTTGCTCACTATTTATATGTGGGCAGGGAAATCAACTACTGACCTGCTTGAGCAAATGGCAGAAGATGGATTTCGTGCGGATGAAGACACATTTAAAATACTAGAAGAGAAAAGTGAAAAAATCATACCTCAAAGaacaaggaaaaagaagaaaaatgtcgAGCAGAAAGCTATCAAAGGTACGGAAACAGATTGCAAGTCTGCAAAGTTAGCAGCTTAA